The DNA sequence atatatacatatatatatataattgatCTTTATTCTTCTATataaagctcttaatggtcttCTTCTTACGTATTTATCAGATTTGCTTTTAGCCTATGAACCCTCTAAAACCCTCAGGTCTTCTGGTAGTGGCCTTTCAATTATCCCTAAAGTCAGAGCAAAAACCCACAGTGAGGCATCCATTTATTACTATGGTCCACGTCTTTGTAGCAGCCTTCCTGAAGACCTGAGGGCAGCAGagaatgttaatatttttaaaagcaaagtcAAGACCTGGCTTTTAActgaactttatttattcatttgtctatttatttaagtatttttttctgttttagttcGTGGTTTatcaatttatttcatttatttatttatttggattgttttccttttattaaTACCCTACCTTTTATTTCTGGTTTTACTTACTTCAATGCGTCCCCTCTCTTTtagcattttcatattttttcttgtgctcttaacttttcatttgctttttatcTACTATTTggagtttttattatttatttattttcattgattttttttatttatttctaatccTGCAACTGCTTTCCTGAATCAAAATTTAGAGCATATTCGGTCCAAGTTATAATCGGGTTGATCTTAAAGTTTGTGATGGCTACAACTTTGATGAGAAATTACATTGTCTtgtattaaaaaataacatcGCACCAGGTTAATGGCGATTCTATTATACTGTCTATTCTTTTCACTTCAGATCTATTCTATGGTTTTCTATACTTGCACTGCGCATGCTCAGTGCATTGCTAAGGAAGAAAGGGGAAAATGTCTCTGGCGAGGTGAGTCCCGCAACAAGgccttttgtgtgtttaattcGCGAAAATGTAATCTTGAGTCGTTTATACTACGTTGTAGTCGACAAGGAGAATACGTTAAATGTGTCTCATTGATGTTTTTGGTCTGCACgccattgttttctttttttaatcaaggctaacgttagctagcttaAGTTGTATcgtaagctagctagcttagTAGCACGCAGCCATGTTCACAACACACATTTATCAACTGTATGGCAGTTACGGATTTGTAAGCTACATAATTCTATCTGAATGTTCCAAAATTGACTCGAAATGATGCTACACtattagctaattagctgttTCAACATCCCCAAATGATCAAGCCAAGTAAAGCTAGCTGGCGTCTCTGtcggctaacgttagctcggGCTTACAGCAGTTGAGCAATCAGCTACTCTTAACATTGAGACTAATATACATCTTTATGTGTTCAGCTTTTTACCGGCGCCGACCCAGCTGTCGCAGGACCAGCTGGAGGCAGAGGAGATAGTCCGGGCACAGAAGTCCTACTCCACCGCCCTGGTTTCATCCCGGAGAGAGCCCCCTCCTTATGGACATAGAAAGGGCTGGGTACCTCGTTCACTTGAGGTAAACACTCAGAGTTATCTTATATATGATTAAACAGGTTTTCTCATTTATATGGTGGTGGGTGggtatatttgttgtttgttgtcctGCTTCAGGTTGGCTCCTTGTGAAGAGGTGACTACCACAGTTTTATGTAATTCTTTACAAGACGTAAGGTGTTTCATCTTTGCTGtacatctgtgtttctgtaggACTTTGGAGATGGAGGAGCTTTTCCTGAGATCCACGTGGCCCAGTTTCCACTGGAGATGGGACGGAAGAAGAAGACATCCAATGCTCTGGCGGTGCAGGTGGATGCAGAAGGAAAGATCAAATATGATGCCATCGCCAGACAAGGACAGGGCAAGGACAAGGTATACAGGGACATTACTCCTACAACACTCAGTGAGGATGCTCTCAACACACATACTTAAAAATTTATATCCTGGAAAATATCAAGCTCAGATAAAAGTACAGGACTTGTTATATTCTATCTGAACATAGTAGTTCAGGTCAATTGGGCAATGAGTGCtcacacattaaaatgagaGACATGtgttctttttggtttataacagcagtttgcaaccagcatattaggtgcgttaccgccaccttctgctccggagtttggaccagagattaaattctacacattaATACTCTCTGTCTAGTAAACTCAAATAAATTACTGCTCCACctacttggcaggttcattaaagttttaatgctgagctcctgaactccagtcttcctaaattcttccttcatatattgtctttcttgatcaaactcagtacaatctatgcttgcatgcataatagtctcctcagccagatggaaaaaaaaatgttcatatatCAGTATTGGCATCAGCAAtcagccacaatgagttggaaatatctgCATATCAGATATTGGCAAAatatccaatatcgtgcatcccttgATTGTTTATGTCACCTACGCTGATAATATTTTAGACAAAtttaatgatgatttaaatgttttatatgttcCCTCtattcatatacatatacagtatacacacacgcacactgcaCTATTAAATACTTACATCAAGTTTCCATATGTGATTACAGAAAACACTTGCTTCATTGGTCGGTTCTGAACATTTCTCATCTTTGTTTGTTGCAGGTGGTCTTCAGTAAGTACACAGACCTACTTCCAAAGGAAGTTCTAAATGAAGACACCCCAGAACTACAGAAACCTGATGAGGAGGCTATACAAGAGGTAAGATGTGGTGCAATGTGTATGAATGGAAAGTATGAGTTACAGGCAGGTGCCTGTACTACCAAACAAGTTCAATATAACCAGGATATTGTtagctggcttcactgagcctaacatcGCCATCCAAATACTACAAAGCTGGCTACCAACTAGCTCAGTCAACTCTGCTGAACTACCTCCTGAAAAATTCTGTTTTAGggacagcaaaaagtcatattcaacaaagtgaaatataaatgacagcctgtaatcatacaacagaataagatgATGTAGAAACACTACTTTCCAAATATTTAAAGTATGCTAAGTCTTAAAATACATGTTGATGAATTATTATAGGACTTGAGTATAGAGTGAGTATTTTTTtgaaaccattctgaatatatcacataaaaaaactaaaaagtagTTGATGACTGATGAGGACtatttgactgaaatgttgcatttataatcatgggagccaattaacagtgtgtggattatttttctaataaaagaatctatcgtttttattttcaatcatCACACAGTTGCCTCATGTTACTCTGAGCTgtagtgatggaatcagagtgtaaaatcatccacgcTGTCAGTTAACACTCCTGGGAtaaactttgcacaattaaaatgcagctaaaatcatcatcatgtgtttagtgtcataaacaatctctctgtttgttagaagctctgttgtaaaaccagagtggaaatagaaatcGTGCAACAGTTAATTGTTTctactgacctataaaaatatatattgctctttttttacttgtcactttattgtaaattcaggacttttgtcctatcgggatcctgtaggaattataactccttttttttcaagtgatcagggtgttgacaggttgtaatctgatcctctgaagttaaccttGCTCTGGAGCAGTTTAGCTCttcagcataagttaccatggtgatgtatcCCAATAAGAAGTAGACCACAGTTGTaaccctgaaaacccagagttaaacctgaagttacccCCACTAATCCCAAATCCTGCTttgtagtacaggccccagGTTGCCATCACATTGAGTTACCAGCATCTCTCACACCAAGTCATCTAGGGGTTAATCAGGGTAAATACTATGTAAAAGTCAACACAAAATAAAGCTAATGTTAAAGTTTAACAAAAGATAATTAGGATTTAattcaattatattttcttatatctattgatttttttgttatttgtagGTGGATATAGAGTGAAAGAGTTAAACAAATTTCAGCacaattacaatttacaatgtTGTGAAACGATAAACAACAAAGTTATGTATACTAACTCAGCTGCTTCACTCGACACAAATacattcatctgtttttattcttttatatttgtaaaggtTGGATCTCACTGTAATCACAAGCAGTCCACATGTAAACATGGTCTTTGTGCTTTTCAATTTTGACTTGAGTTGTGTGTCCTTTTGTAGCTGACAGAAAAGACCCGCGCTGCCCTGGAAAAGCAAGTGTCTCAAAAGATCGCTGCTGCCATGCCTGTAAGAGCAGCAGACAAACAGGCTCCCGCACAGTACATCAGGTAAGCAAAACACCATTTTGAAAATCACAGAAAGTCACCGGGGAAAGTGGGAATATTGTACCACTTATAATACATATAATGTTGCATTAACATCATGTAGACTGTAGCATTGGGAAATATTCCAAGTTAGAACTTGCATTGAGATTATGTTGATTTTAGAGAAACtgaacagacacatttttcagCAAATGGCAATAGAGCATAAACCAGCCTCAATGAAAACCTACACCTCTGTTATTGTGACTTGagtcatttgtgtttgttcttgTGCTCCTCAGACTGATCTAAATTATTTAGCGGTTAGCTTGATATATTAGAGCTGTCAGAAAAATGACTAATTCCTGGAGTGCAGTCTTAAACACATTCTAGGCTTTAACCTGACCAGGGATCTATCTTTTTATTTGCCATCCTATATTTCCAGttgcttttaaatgttacatGTCATCTTTATCTACTAAATACCAATTCTTACAAATAATAAGTTGGAAgtaactgtttttgttttgttgtgcttGGGAATACAATTAATTATTTGAGTGATTTAAAAGCTTCaagcgtttgtttgtttgtatgtgtgtgtgtgtgtgtgtgtgtgtgtgtgtcaagttAAAAGTCTCCTGCATGGTGACACACTTCTTCGTCTCTGTCTTCCCCCAAGATACACCCCGTCCCAGCAGGGAGTGGCTTTTAACTCGGGGGCCAAACAGAGAGTCATCCGCATGGTGGAAATGCAGAAAGACCCCATGGAACCGCCACGTTTCAAGTaagtaaacatgttttcatcacAGTCGCTCACTCCGCGCCATACACGATATGTAATGTTACCAGtagaattattatattattttaactAAATTAACTATATCAATTTTATACCATGGCAAGTTATTTGGGGTCGATAACTTTTCCAGCCGAAATAAGTAACAAGTAACGGCTGAAGGAAATGAAAGACCAACTGCTTCTGTAGCTCAGAAGTGCCCCCCTGAAAATCTGCTGAAATCTGTGTTAACCTGCTGTAACTGGATTCTCCTTGGCCCCACTTCTCCTTTTATTGAAAAGTAATTGAATTTGATGTGTATACCTGTCTTTCAGGATAAATAAGAAGATTCCTCGAGGACCTCCCTCTCCCCCTGCCCCGGTCATGCATTCTCCAAGCAGAAAGGTACTGTTGACACATTTGGCTGtttcttgttgttcttgtttcATTCTGCTTTTTAGTGCTTTAACGCTATATTGATGAATCAAAATCAAGTTGCTTCTGTTGACCAAATGCTATTAATATTTgactgattttctctttttgttttagatGACAGTAAAGGAACAGCAGGAGTGGAAGATTCCTCCATGCATCTCCAACTGGAAGAACGCTAAGGTAATATAACAGTGTAATTAACTGGAACACTTTGTATTTCTAAATGTTAGCTTGTTGTTACTGTGAGTAGTTTTCGCAGGCTTTTTTCTTCcaggctttttgttttgttttcttcttgatACATACTTTAAgcataattatttaatttttaaggACTCCAGATCTTGTCATGatcatttttataatataatatatgataattTGTTTATTGCCCTGctaccttttcctctctgctcattTCTTTCTCTGATTGTGCTAAATGTCTTTCAGGGCTACACCATTCCTCTTGACAAACGTCTGGCAGCTGATGGTAGGGGCCTGCAAACAGTTCACATTAATGAAAACTTTGCCAAGCTGGCCGAGGCGCTCTACATCGCTGATAGAAAGGTACCCCAGCATCATGCCCAATTCATCTGTTGTTCTGAACTGTTGCATGtgtgccttttttaaaatgaactaaatTTTGAAATGCCGGTTGTGTCCATAGGCCAGGGAGGCAGTGGAGATGAGAGCCCAGGTAGAGAAGAAGATGGCCcagaaggagaaggaaaagaaggaggagaaactCAGGGAGCTGGCCCAAATGGCCCGAGATCGCAGGGCAGGAATTAAAAGTCACGGGGACAAAGGTGAGTTTttgcaggggaaaaaaagtaattttatcTGATTTTCAACCATGTACAATtagcttgtgtgtatgtgtgatatcTATGGCTGTGTGGTTTTCTGAGTGAGTAGAGCAGACTCTGTCATCAGTGCTGTTGCCACTTCCAAATCTGGAACATGATTGGCATAAGTGATGACAACATTTTTCATCCCGCCTGTGTTGACAGGACCAGTAATCTGTGAAATGCTATGTCTGCTTCTCTACTGGTAGTTCACATATACTTTGTAGAAGTAAAATTAGTgttgcatttcctgttttttgtacatattCCTTGAATGGCCATTTAGATGCATCATGTTACATAGACTGAGAATGCAAAATCTTAATTaagattgtttttgttatgaATTCCAATGTTTGTCTCGCAAGTTTAGTGACTGCTGACAGTTTCTCTTCACGTTATACTTCCTCTCCTATTGTGTATCAATTCCATCTaacatctgtttttcttttcatcatgCCTCACTTTACTCACAACACACTTCCCATTTCTCACCATCTGTCTCCTACTTccctctttattttattttcttccttttttttaaaattcccttttcatttcttctctccctctccccttttCCATCCGTCTATCTACCCTCCcacccctgcccccccccccctctcacGTGGCAGGTGGCGAGGATGGCGAGGCCAGGGAGCGTGACGAGATTCGCCATGACagaaggaaagacagacagCACGACAGGAACATTTCCAGGGCTGCTCCTGATAAGAGGTGCTGGACACACACTTTAAACACACCACATGTGAACTCACCCAACCCTTCCCTCCGTATACACACAGATGCACTGTTCACTGCTGAATCATTCATGGGGCCAGCAGTAATACTGAACAAACGCAGGAGGATCCAGCAGAGTACTCAGTCAGTAGTCCTTGTCTGTAACATTCCAGAGACCGTTTGTGCATGTGAGACGGTCAGTCAGGGCAAAGTATTACTTTGTCGAATTAGAATGTGCTACATCGGGATAGGTATTGttatcaggatatgaaatgacctatatcGGGACCTAGGATTTTGGTCCTATCGTCCAGCCCTATGGTCAGTGTGTATCCGTCAGAGTGTACGCTAGCAGCTCGGCCCTCACGTCCACCCGCTGTGGTCTCCCTTGAGCCCACCTCTCACGGGGCCGGGAGGAAAAGTTAAACCTCCTACTGATCAGTTACACGTTATTTAACCGTGGAGCTCCGGGCTGATCCGTCTGTTTCACTGTGCCAATGCTAGATGTAACGTTACCTGAGAGAAAATGGTAAGACTTTTAGGAGTTGTGTTAACTGCTGTTTAGCCAAAGCACAGGGATGCTACTGGGGTGTGCGCCAGCTTTTCAATCTCATGCAACACCTACTCACATGACCAAACACTCAGTTAATCTTTTAATGTCTCAACAGCGGAGGCAAAACCAAACTTTTGCATAATATAAGTTTATATGTAAGTTGTCTTGGCAACATACTAAAGgttagggctgggcgatatggacaaaatcaaatatcacaatatttttgaccaagtACCTCTGTCGGtattgtgacaatattgtagggatgactgtTGGTGCTTCcacaaaatatttatacaatcagatttttgataaataatcatcagtaatttagatataatgactaagtgggtaaagccaaataatagaacagctcaGTTCAGAAAATTAACTTTACTGTAAatccaggaaaagacaacacctGTGCCATATCACGATATAATGATATCCAAAGACgatattgatatattgcccagTCTCACTATAGGTCACACAATATTTGGCTATTTAATATGCTATTAATTTATTTGGCAATCAGCATATTTCCCAGCAGACATTTTGGCTGTTAATATTTTCATCTATTTCAATTACATGTTGATACTGTAAACCctggtctgtgtgtctgtgtgtgcacactgtCAGGCTGTCAATTGATGGAATTATGGGTCCCTGGAGAAGTGgaggaagtgaaactcagaGGAGAAGTTCATTGCAATCACAACTGCAGCTGTCAGAAGCCAGAAACCTTGTTATCTTAAAATTAATATTCACTTAACTTTGAAATGGCTGTTAGCTGAAGGACAGTCGAGGtattaaagacacaaaaacttTCACTTTTTACCTAATGGTGAACCTGAATGCATACATGCcagtatattattacatattacattaacaagacactgaaatgaaacattccCTTGTGACTTCAGATGTTTGATGCTGCAGCATTTTGAgtagtagatttttttttgtagaaatgtaatatttttaacGGAACTACTTGCCAAAACTTTTCTAGCTCTAAATTTCAAACATTGTTCTTTGTTTCAGGTCGAAGCTGCAGAGAGACCAGGACAGGGACATCAGTGAGCTCATCGCTCTGGGAGTGCCCAACCCTCGTCCCGCCAGCGAGGCTCAGTATGACCAGCGACTCTTCAACCAGAGCAAGGTTAGATCATATCAAACCTTTCTTTATTAATATAGACCTagattatttgtgtttatttcacaaaaatacaaacaagtacAAGAGTGAATGATGCCCTGCATTGTGACATGAGGACGGAGTATTTCCTAAACAGAATTTGTCAAGGCAAGAGAGATAGTTAGCTTGTACGATCAAGTTACTTCAAATATCTGTTTCAGTCTTTGAAAAAAAGTTTAGTTTCACCTTGGACTGAAGTAGTAGCAGTCTTCAGTGATTTGAGTTTTACTGGAGAGAGGAAAGGATTGAACGCCTCAGTTGCAGAACAGAATTGATC is a window from the Thunnus thynnus chromosome 18, fThuThy2.1, whole genome shotgun sequence genome containing:
- the snw1 gene encoding SNW domain-containing protein 1, translating into MSLASFLPAPTQLSQDQLEAEEIVRAQKSYSTALVSSRREPPPYGHRKGWVPRSLEDFGDGGAFPEIHVAQFPLEMGRKKKTSNALAVQVDAEGKIKYDAIARQGQGKDKVVFSKYTDLLPKEVLNEDTPELQKPDEEAIQELTEKTRAALEKQVSQKIAAAMPVRAADKQAPAQYIRYTPSQQGVAFNSGAKQRVIRMVEMQKDPMEPPRFKINKKIPRGPPSPPAPVMHSPSRKMTVKEQQEWKIPPCISNWKNAKGYTIPLDKRLAADGRGLQTVHINENFAKLAEALYIADRKAREAVEMRAQVEKKMAQKEKEKKEEKLRELAQMARDRRAGIKSHGDKGGEDGEARERDEIRHDRRKDRQHDRNISRAAPDKRSKLQRDQDRDISELIALGVPNPRPASEAQYDQRLFNQSKGMDSGFAGGEDDTYNVYDQPFRSGRDMASNIYRPSKSIDKDAYSDDFDTLMQNNRFVPDKEFSGGDHGQRREGPVQFEEDPFGLDKFLEEAKQHGGSKRPSTSRSSKDDYHDKKRRKE